A genomic stretch from Candidatus Deferrimicrobiaceae bacterium includes:
- a CDS encoding ammonia-forming cytochrome c nitrite reductase subunit c552, producing the protein VDHLIVDRAYGGRFQAKDGWGYVSMPGPVKAWDVLVDQYPDTKEHKAFLPESAAAANPTCMQCKTQDTILQWKYMGDKDPKAKWDRTSNVVEFVRDLNNAMNCFLCHDPHAAKPRIVRDGLIQALTRPEKDTLWHKDPKATKIDVKEFRGGFRKIALLEKYDAKLQCGQCHVEYNCNPGFDSKTGEYSIKATDQRTNHFPFKNVLAIYDHYNELGFRDFKHGLTGGLLWKAQHPEAETFWNSVHDKAGASCNACHMPKVRNAKGKVYTSHWQTSPRNYLKQTCLTSKCHPNLTEARAAYEIDSVRNFTKGKMRKAEFWLAALIDKIVEGRKAGLPAEVIKEAQEQHQKSHVLWEWWTAENSDGFHNPSLARESLTRSVEESRKGIKLISDAMEKTAAK; encoded by the coding sequence TCGTCGACCACCTCATCGTGGACCGCGCGTACGGCGGCCGGTTCCAGGCGAAGGACGGCTGGGGGTACGTATCCATGCCGGGCCCCGTGAAGGCGTGGGACGTCCTCGTGGACCAGTATCCCGATACCAAGGAGCACAAGGCGTTTCTCCCCGAATCCGCCGCCGCGGCCAACCCCACCTGCATGCAGTGCAAGACGCAGGACACGATCCTCCAATGGAAGTACATGGGCGACAAGGACCCGAAGGCGAAATGGGACCGGACCTCCAATGTGGTGGAGTTCGTCCGGGACCTGAACAACGCGATGAACTGCTTCCTGTGTCACGACCCCCACGCCGCGAAGCCTCGGATCGTGCGCGACGGACTGATCCAGGCCCTGACCCGTCCCGAGAAGGACACGCTCTGGCACAAGGATCCCAAGGCCACGAAGATCGACGTGAAGGAGTTCCGCGGGGGTTTCCGCAAGATCGCCCTGCTGGAAAAATACGACGCGAAGCTCCAGTGCGGGCAGTGCCACGTGGAGTACAACTGCAACCCGGGGTTCGACTCCAAGACGGGCGAATACTCGATCAAGGCGACCGATCAGCGGACGAACCACTTCCCGTTCAAGAACGTCCTCGCGATCTACGACCATTACAACGAACTGGGTTTCCGCGACTTCAAGCACGGCCTCACCGGCGGCCTGCTGTGGAAAGCGCAGCACCCGGAGGCGGAAACGTTCTGGAACTCGGTGCACGACAAGGCGGGGGCAAGCTGCAACGCCTGCCACATGCCGAAGGTGAGGAACGCCAAGGGGAAGGTGTACACCTCCCACTGGCAGACCAGCCCCCGGAACTACCTGAAGCAGACGTGCCTTACGTCGAAGTGCCACCCGAACCTGACGGAGGCCCGGGCGGCGTACGAGATCGACTCCGTCCGCAACTTCACCAAGGGGAAGATGCGCAAGGCGGAATTCTGGCTCGCCGCCCTCATCGACAAGATCGTGGAGGGAAGGAAGGCGGGGCTTCCCGCCGAGGTGATCAAGGAGGCGCAGGAGCAGCACCAGAAAAGCCACGTCCTGTGGGAGTGGTGGACGGCGGAAAATTCCGACGGCTTCCACAACCCTTCGCTTGCGCGCGAGTCGCTGACCCGTTCCGTGGAAGAGTCCCGCAAGGGGATCAAGCTGATCTCCGACGCAATGGAGAAGACCGCGGCGAAATGA